CTATGTCGTGTCAGGAGAGAGATAGGAATAGAGGGTCTGAAACTGGGGATGGAAACGTACCGAGttattaaaaagaaatataacctacaaaaactcaaaaaattgaATCTCGAGTGCAATAGTCTTAGGTAAATGCATTGAATCATTCTTCATTGTTGCTACAAAATAAAAGGTGAAGCTTCTTGTTCTATGAATGACAGATCAAGTTCTCAACAAGTACAATTCCAAGGTTGCTATAAACTATGAGTTTTATAAAACTTTCTTGAATATAAGAACACCTACGACAATGGAGACAAAAACCGACGACGCACCTTGTCTAGAAAGCCCAAATTCGGTCCATGTCAAGGGCTTTGTGACTTCAAGTAAGACGTTGCGGAACTGTGCTCTTAAATCTTCTAGTGATCCAGTGTTATCAACCACTATGTCTGCCCTGGTCCGTTTTATATCGAGTGACATCTGAGCATTTATCCTGTTTCCAGCATCCTCCTCACTTGTTCTGTCCCTCGACATGAGTCTCCGGAGCTGCGTTTCAGGATCAACCCATACAACAACAATAGGCTTTGTCCATTTGTCCATCTTGGCCTCGAACAACAGaggaacatcaagaacaataacCTTACACCCCTTCATCCATAGCTTCAAAATTTCCCAAAAGATTCCAGACGATATATAAGGAGCTAGCAGTCTACAAGAAGATAAAAACTAGAGATTATAGCAGATATGATACGTAACTTGTGC
This window of the Malus domestica chromosome 03, GDT2T_hap1 genome carries:
- the LOC103427436 gene encoding dephospho-CoA kinase, whose protein sequence is MRIVGLTGGIASGKSTVSNLFKEHGIPVVDADLVARDVLKKGTGGWKKVVSAFGEDILQPDGEVDRPKLGQIVFSNPEKRQLLNRLLAPYISSGIFWEILKLWMKGCKVIVLDVPLLFEAKMDKWTKPIVVVWVDPETQLRRLMSRDRTSEEDAGNRINAQMSLDIKRTRADIVVDNTGSLEDLRAQFRNVLLEVTKPLTWTEFGLSRQGASSVFVSIVVGVLIFKKVL